In Humulus lupulus chromosome 6, drHumLupu1.1, whole genome shotgun sequence, a single genomic region encodes these proteins:
- the LOC133782328 gene encoding uncharacterized protein LOC133782328 has translation MDSMVDTEGGKQFGETLLASMGEKRPLENGEDGDLEREDIQFNKRPRVGGLKRVAEIVMVLSAMASIRGGKKPTDVEIGLMAEARTKLVELCEGLAPKDIVARDAIEAVVEDLGLNAKAKDQKLGFRGPRLTIAERFSQTKRKMEESRKYAGQSSPYTSHSLQTSFNPGAESRGSPHTLRMIPSDKQSHQPVSSVAAPASLPIGHVSTATSASISYQLPISDVRASTVSSGIISNNLGRDSPSLALPRIERPQFKLDGPNVSSLASQGQVNSSSNHHLVSAPTRSVQTQAAKSGPEQSKLPIPTLAKVDGTGQMNVQRVTPSVPRDQNFRPFISQPASANLPTMSQPLQATNYVQGSSLSNSHNEIAKTVQKLLQPKLPDHPTWIPPSRDYMTKALHCQICMVTIHEVDNVLICDACEKGYHTKCAQSFNLRVIPIPRGEWHCSRCLALSNGKPLPPKYGRVMRSNTPTKISSSTAGVQSSLEKKVENTNPKVSQQKITANGSSDLQTPIHTDVVALGNNNVDSAAESNSNETQANNMLSINTDVKPVLGSCASISKKSFEEACGSSAVASSESSSQLLKDSEPPNHHEDSLEVKTLPLNHESETLGNMVDPSQSSFDSCVVEQADQPNSAEVALKKSQENNEMLKETDKSHLNESTLSYESRVEQDGAQESAVGWPATSSGVMEHSGNSLEDLRSVEWVGNVIQVVDEKIYYQTCCVDGVMYKLQDHALFRSSHGKLMPSKLKSMWEDSKTGSKWVIVNRCYFPGDLPENVGRPCTTDSNEVYDSNHDSTIMAGLIKGPCEVLPLTKFKDENERRSRLDVESNSRLHPIFICKWFYDEFKGSFQPVSG, from the exons ATGGATTCCATGGTAGATACAGAGGGTGGCAAGCAATTTGGGGAGACATTATTAGCGTCGATGGGCGAGAAGAGGCCGCTGGAGAATGGGGAAGATGGAGATTTGGAAAGGGAGGACATCCAGTTCAACAAGAGGCCTAGAGTTGGAGGACTTAAGAGAGTGGCGGAGATTGTGATGGTGTTGTCGGCGATGGCGAGCATTCGAGGTGGGAAGAAGCCGACGGATGTGGAGATTGGGCTAATGGCAGAGGCGAGGACTAAGTTGGTGGAATTGTGTGAGGGGTTAGCACCTAAGGATATTGTTGCTAGGGATGCAATTGAGGCTGTGGTTGAGGATTTGGGGCTTAATGCTAAGGCTAAGGACCAGAAATTAGGGTTTAGGGGACCCAGGTTGACCATAGCAGAGAGGTTTTCGCAAACGAAGCGGAAG ATGGAAGAATCTAGGAAATATGCTGGACAATCTTCTCCATATACCTCTCATTCACTGCAAACAAGCTTTAACCCAGGAGCCGAAAGCCGTGGGAGCCCACATACTCTAAGAATGATTCCTTCAGATAAACAAAGTCATCAACCAGTTTCCTCTGTGGCAGCTCCTGCTTCTTTGCCTATTGGTCATGTCTCCACAGCAACTTCAGCATCTATTTCATACCAGTTGCCAATCAGTGATGTTAGAGCATCAACAGTTTCTAGTGGCATTATTAGCAATAATTTAGGAAGGGATTCACCTTCTTTAGCATTGCCTAGAATTGAAAGGCCCCAGTTCAAATTAGATGGACCAAATGTCTCCTCTTTGGCATCACAAGGACAAG TAAATTCTTCGTCAAATCATCACCTAGTGAGTGCTCCAACACGGTCTGTACAGACACAAGCTGCTAAAAGTGGACCTGAACAAAGCAAGCTGCCAATTCCAACTCTTGCCAAGGTTGATGGAACTGGTCAAATGAACGTCCAACGAGTGACTCCTTCAGTTCCTAGAGATCAAAACTTTAGACCATTTATTTCTCAACCAGCCTCTGCAAATTTGCCTACTATGTCTCAACCATTGCAGGCCACAAATTATGTTCAAGGATCTTCACTTTCCAACAGTCACAATGAAATTGCAAAGACAGTTCAGAAGTTATTACAACCCAAGCTTCCTGATCATCCCACATGGATTCCTCCATCAAGGGACTATATGACTAAGGCTTTGCATTGCCAAATTTGTATGGTGACTATCCATGAAGTGGATAACGTGCTTATCTGTGATGCTTGTGAGAAAGGGTATCACACTAAGTGTGCACAGTCATTTAATTTAAGGGTAATTCCTATTCCTCGAGGTGAGTGGCACTGTTCGAGGTGCTTGGCATTAAGCAATGGAAAACCATTGCCCCCGAAATATGGTCGAGTAATGAGAAGTAATACACCAACAAAAATTTCTTCTAGTACAGCTGGAGTTCAGTCATCTTTAGAGAAGAAAGTAGAAAATACAAACCCAAAGGTCAGTCAGCAGAAAATAACTGCAAATGGAAGCTCTGATTTACAGACTCCTATTCATACTGATGTTGTGGCTCTGGGAAACAATAATGTTGATTCTGCTGCAGAGTCAAATTCCAATGAAACCCAAGCGAATAATATGTTATCAATCAATACAGACGTTAAACCTGTTTTAGGAAGTTGTGCGAGTATCTCAAAGAAATCTTTTGAAGAAGCGTGTGGTTCTTCAGCTGTTGCTTCAAGTGAAAGCTCTTCACAACTTTTAAAAGACTCAGAACCACCAAACCATCATGAGGACTCTCTTGAAGTCAAAACTCTGCCTCTTAATCATGAATCTGAGACACTTGGTAATATGGTTGATCCTTCACAATCCTCGTTTGATTCTTGTGTTGTTGAGCAAGCAGATCAGCCAAATTCTGCTGAAGTTGCATTGAAGAAATCTCAAGAAAATAATGAAATGCTGAAAGAAACAGATAAATCTCATTTAAATGAAAGTACTTTAAGTTATGAATCCCGAGTTGAGCAAGATGGTGCCCAGGAAAGTGCTGTTGGATGGCCTGCAACTAGCAGTGGGGTTATGGAGCATTCTGGGAATTCTTTAGAAGACCTGCGGTCTGTTGAATGGGTTGGTAATGTAATTCAGGTTGTCGACGAGAAAATATATTACCAGacttgttgtgttgatggagtaATGTACAAACTGCAGGATCATGCTCTTTTTCGATCTAGCCATGGCAAATTGATGCCCTCAAAGCTTAAG TCCATGTGGGAGGATAGCAAAACTGGATCGAAGTGGGTCATTGTCAATAGATGCTATTTTCCTGGTGATTTGCCAGAGAATGTTGGTCGCCCTTGTACTACTGACAGCAATGAG GTTTATGACTCTAATCATGATAGCACCATAATGGCTGGATTGATCAAAGGCCCTTGTGAAGTTCTTCCTCTGACAAAATTTAAAGATGAAAATGAACGACGGAGTCGGTTAGATGTTGAATCTAACAGTAGACTTCATCCAATTTTTATATGCAA ATGGTTTTATGACGAGTTTAAAGGGTCATTCCAGCCTGTTTCTGGCTGA